One window of Magallana gigas chromosome 2, xbMagGiga1.1, whole genome shotgun sequence genomic DNA carries:
- the LOC105335712 gene encoding uncharacterized protein isoform X1, with product MATAGMAVLTGLSCSIVLPTLTLPSTVFTGEECGGTTIMWTRGDFSDLDSRIILDSYQIDYKKTSEIKWFAHKELIKYNDSVDQYSWVISNLADGAEILFHVRIRVSEYGETLPEYTLGPISDPVIIHCNEFTAKNTSSYTGEAASYTTAGPFLTSTTATEQKPTESQYINDNTTPNDYNSI from the exons ATGGCGACTGCAGGTATGGCTGTCCTTACCGGACTCTCCTGTTCCATCG TCTTGCCGACCCTGACCCTGCCTTCAACAGTCTTCACAGGGGAGGAGTGTGGTGGGACAACGATCATGTGGACACGCGGAGACTTCAGTGACCTTGATAGCAGAATAATCCTAGATTCGTACCA AATAGATTACAAGAAAACCAGTGAAATAAAATGGTTTGCACACAAGGAGCTGATCAAATACAACGATTCTGTCGACCAGTATTCCTGGGTGATATCCAATTTGGCTGACGGGGCCGAGATTTTGTTCCATGTCAGGATCCGGGTGTCTGAATATGGCGAAACTTTACCAGAGTACACACTTGGGCCAATATCAGATCCAGTCATTATTCATTGCAACG aATTTACTGCAAAGAATACATCGTCATACACAGGGGAAGCAGCATCATATACGACAGCTGGTCCTTTCTTGACATCAACAACAGCAACAGAACAAAAACCAACAGAGTCACAATATATCAACGACAACACAACACCCAATGACTATAACAGCATCTAA
- the LOC105335707 gene encoding deleted in malignant brain tumors 1 protein, with translation MPGNLTCLLFFLFAITTATGLLTNITLTGINAKRNEGRLEVLCNGVWGTVCDDMFDYRAAAVACRMLGFNEGGRSISAKDTYGVGTGPIWMDDVVCDGTERSLDQCQFLGWNISNCVHSEDVGVHCNVPSDPTSQCCGSTTQAPVTVQPSNCTVPQPNDPKDWDIRLVGPNNYIGLGFVEVYLNNQWMAVCDDLWGTADAQVVCRKLCFDDILARAGSIIDINYVRQNVSSVYGIDNVECRGTETSLRDCPYVSGANIDCSGIDEYASVTCTILNNAPPSPPIPTLQCDNRRLEASFSRAHDENLEEKFLSVFYPTPGVVCYVQKSTNASYVSISIPFDQCGTNVSRNATHIIYSNVIRYGYTTIEGNITRENSYRVEVSCDFPRDLYASQGMIPQTESVTQRAPGSYNIRMDFFRNNSFLYPAVNYPLVLILGEWLYVALTLEEADSNIKLVVPDCIATPTTQANHPTSYPLYVDKCQRDPTLGFFPLNATSFGFRYQTFKFVHFDQVYIHCRAFVCLLSEKNEECDRSCNSTLHSTPRPLTRDRRQAITRTSYSREIYHILSPEIFIFKKTGDNSGDREIDITNDSFTIPLTTRDFESSATTDGRSTGTTQPTTDRAAEVPTTQTGTLTTASTTQRQTAQVLTAISTKPKTTQIITATMTQLPFVATEQNEPKDDSLNSCTKLFDVFQFIFFQVIALILVCASLNC, from the exons GTTTACTAACAAATATCACACTGACTGGTATTAACGCCAAAAGGAACGAGGGGAGACTGGAGGTGCTGTGTAATGGTGTCTGGGGAACTGTGTGCGATGACATGTTTGACTATAGAGCTGCAGCGGTCGCCTGTAGAATGCTTGGGTTTAA CGAAGGTGGAAGATCCATTTCTGCGAAAGATACATACGGAGTTGGAACAGGGCCGATTTGGATGGATGATGTGGTCTGTGATGGTACGGAGCGGTCGCTTGACCAGTGTCAGTTCCTGGGGTGGAACATCTCAAACTGTGTCCACAGCGAGGACGTGGGGGTACATTGTAACGTACCTAGTGACCCGACCAGCCAATGCTGCGGATCAACGACCCAAGCCCCGGTCACTGTTCAGCCAAGTAACTGTACAG TACCTCAACCTAACGACCCGAAGGACTGGGACATTCGATTAGTTGGACCCAACAATTATATAGGCCTGGGGTTTGTGGAGGTGTACCTCAACAACCAGTGGATGGCCGTCTGTGACGACCTCTGGGGGACAGCCGACGCCCAGGTGGTCTGCAGGAAACTCTGTTTCGA CGATATACTGGCTCGCGCTGGCTCCATTATTGACATCAACTACGTCCGTCAAAACGTCAGTTCTGTGTATGGCATTGATAACGTGGAGTGTAGGGGAACAGAGACTTCTCTCAGGGACTGTCCATACGTTTCTGGGGCCAATATTGACTGTAGTGGCATTGATGAATACGCCAGCGTGACGTGTACCATACTTAACAACGCACCACCCAGCC CACCTATCCCCACCTTGCAGTGTGATAATAGACGCTTAGAGGCGTCTTTTAGTCGTGCCCATGACGAAAACCTGGAAGAGAAGTTTCTGTCGGTTTTTTATCCGACTCCCGGTGTTGTTTGTTACGTCCAGAAGTCAACCAATGCCTCCTATGTGTCTATCAGTATACCATTTGACCAATGTGGAACAAATGTCTCT AGAAATGCTACACATATCATCTATTCCAATGTTATTCGGTATGGATACACGACCATTGAAGGCAACATCACCAGAGAAAACTCTTACAGAGTGGAAGTCTCGTGTGACTTTCCGCGAGACTTGTATGCCAGCCAGGGGATGATCCCCCAGACGGAGAGTGTCACACAGAGAGCCCCTGGATCATACAATATCAGGATGGACTTCTTTAGGAATAATTCCTTTCTTTACCCGGCGGTGAACTATCCATTAGTTCTGATACTGGGAGAGTGGCTTTACGTTGCTCTTACACTGGAAGAGGCGGACTCGAATATAAAACTGGTGGTCCCCGACTGTATAGCCACGCCTACTACACAAGCAAATCATCCTACTAGTTATCCACTATATGTAGACAA ATGTCAACGCGACCCAACCCTTGGGTTCTTTCCACTGAACGCAACCTCCTTTGGGTTTCGGTACCAaacattcaagtttgttcatttTGATCAGGTCTACATTCACTGCAGGGCTTTTGTGTGTCTGTTGAGCGAGAAAAACGAGGAGTGTGACAGAAGCTGTAACTCGACATTACACTCAACTCCCCGTCCTCTCACACGGGACAGACGACAAGCCATAACGAGGACCTCGTACTCCAGAGAAATATATCACATTCTGAGTccagaaattttcatttttaagaaaacGGGTGATAATTCAGGGGACAGAGAAATAGATATCACGAACG ATTCCTTTACAATTCCACTAACAACACGTGACTTTGAGTCATCGGCGACTACAGATGGACGATCAACAGGGACAACACAACCAACAACCGACAGAGCAGCAGAAGTACCCACTACACAGACAGGCACACTGACAACTGCTTCAACCACTCAAAGACAAACAGCACAAGTTCTAACAGCAATATCGACAAAACCGAAAACGACGCAGATAATAACGGCAACAATGACACAACTACCATTTGTAGCAACAGAACAAAATGAACCAAAAGATGATAGTCTTAACTCTTGCACGAAGCTTTTTGAcgtttttcaattcattttctttcaagTTATAGCTCTAATTTTAGTTTGCGCTTCTCTGAATTGTTAA
- the LOC105335711 gene encoding uncharacterized protein — MMTSTHTSEEEISSIVEGYRSPYESQTEWELRRDFMIANYRRVNMESLVCLANCYLNVEMYGCRYPALVMGQIQEMSNSLNTQRSNPCTSKAENLPKRMKGMETVQFVRQSDTETAKEQKETAISTNLSSSDKPSSVSKNLQEAAKKTTAKPNFHFVKASSDFHSTDVATESIKQKLMKEEFMASCQPQPVVDHLSAQNPKQKSGLGFVKKEKITDAVGPEMPTNSFISEIDNQFHAFSNHYATYKKKHPQRSPIDIFHMVAMKTRMKIDTQFNDVSIKGQNKFTCTVVIDNVDIATAEDSNKKGAKNKAFEIGQEKLSRKCIKVVRVNPEKQELQAFDEEPENDPGFIKTEVEEIPAPKAKPVKRKESELHGDLTRFIIFETANTTQNAISVLKTSADMNHAELEYDFHPDMSGTRCRVLLDGHNLVEYMGTTKASSKSVASEKALERLKQICWTIKIKQTVDASESEVSRDKVMGEIQKQVKTISDDNIGSRLLKKMGWTGGGIGAKGNKGLAEPVAVTMTNHILLNREGLGLHADHAKAMVDFKKKITEVIDNYAKSEKQEDLAFSPEFSKEERAFIHQYSQKLGLKTQSRGTGSERYLIISRKRSVSQLFDHIMEEGGATHKYELIPPLYDS; from the exons ATGATGACATCTACCCACACTTCAGAGGAGGAAATATCCTCTATTGTGGAAGGATATAGGAGTCCTTATGAAAGCCAGACAGAATGGGAACTCAGACGAGACTTCATGATAGCCAACTACAGAAGAGTAAACATGGAATCGCTGGTATGCCTTGCTAACTGTTACTTGAATGTTGAGATGTATGGATGTAGGTATCCTGCATTGGTTATGGGACAGATCCAAGAAATGAGCAATAGTCTAAACACCCAGAGGTCAAATCCATGTACCAGTAAAGCAGAAAATCTGCCAAAGAGAATGAAGGGGATGGAGACTGTTCAGTTTGTGAGGCAGTCAGACACAGAAACAGCGAAAGAGCAGAAGGAAACAGCCATTTCTACAAATTTGTCCAGTTCTGATAAACCATCTTCTGTCTCTAAAAATTTACAAGAAGCAGCTAAGAAGACTACAGCAAAACCAAACTTTCACTTTGTAAAAGCCAGTTCAGATTTCCATAGTACAGATGTTGCCACTGAAAGTATCAAACAGAAATTAATGAAAGAAGAATTCATGGCAAGTTGTCAACCACAGCCTGTTGTTGATCATTTGTCAGCTCAGAATCCGAAGCAGAAATCTGGATTaggttttgttaaaaaagaaaaaataacagatGCTGTTGGTCCTGAAATGCCAACAAACTCATTCATAAGTGAAATAGACAATCAGTTTCATGCATTTTCTAATCACTATGccacatataaaaagaaacatcCACAGAGATCTCCCatagacatttttcatatgGTTGCCATGAAAACCAGAATGAAGATAGATACTCAGTTCAATGATGTTTCAATAAAAGGGCAGAATAAATTCACTTGTACTGTTGTCATTGACAATGTGGACATAGCAACAGCTGAGGATTCAAATAAGAAAGGGGCCAAAAATAAAGCTTTTGAAATTGGACAGGAGAAATTGTCACGAAAATGTATCAAAGTAGTGAGAGTCAATCCCGAAAAGCAGGAACTTCAGGCCTTTGATGAGGAACCGGAAAATGATCCTGGCTTCATAAAAACAGAAGTTGAAGAGATACCAGCCCCCAAAGCCAAGCCTGTCAAAAGGAAGGAAAGTGAGTTACATGGTGATCTAACTAGATTTATCATCTTTGAGACAGCAAATACAACTCAGAATGCCATATCTGTTCTCAAAACTAGTGCTGATATGAATCACGCTGAATTGGAGTACGATTTTCATCCTGATATGTCAGGTACACGATGCAGAGTTCTTTTAGATGGGCACAATCTGGTTGAGTATATGGGGACAACAAAAGCCTCATCAAAGTCAGTGGCATCAGAAAAGGCCCTAGAGAGATTGAAACAGATCTGCTGGACAATCAAGATCAAACAGACTGTTGATGCCAGTGAGTCTGAAGTGAGCAGAGATAAAGTCATGGGGGAAATTCAAAAACAG gTTAAAACAATATCTGATGATAATATAGGCAGCcgactgttaaaaaaaatgggaTGGACAGGGGGAGGAATAGGAGCAAAAGGAAACAAAGGATTGGCTGAACCAGTTGCCGTGACGATGACCAATCACATTCTTTTGAACAGAGAAGGACTTGGATTACATGCTGACCATGCCAAGGCTATGGTGGACTTCAAAAAGAAAATCACGGAAGTGATTGACAACTATGCAAAGTCTGAAAAACAAGAGGATCTGGCCTTTTCTCCAGAATTTAGCAAAGAGGAGAGGGCCTTCATTCATCAGTATTCTCAAAAACTTGGACTGAAAACCCAAAGTAGGGGCACGGGAAGTGAGCGGTACCTGATCATAAGTCGTAAGAGGAGTGTGTCCCAGCTGTTTGATCATATCATGGAAGAAGGAGGTGCCACACACAAGTACGAACTCATTCCACCATTGTACGACTCATAA
- the LOC105335710 gene encoding neuronal calcium sensor 1 has product MGKKNSKLKQEEVEDLKKRTYFTEKEIQNWYKGFMKDCPDGKLTLEGFTKIYKQFFPFGDPSKFASFVFNVFDENRDGYIEFHEFLTALSVTSRGSVQEKLKWAFKLYDLDNDGYITRQELLDIVDAIYKMVGSMVNLPEEENTPEKRVNKIFDIMDKNRDDKLTFDEFLEGSKKDPTIIQALTLYDMAQPQGQG; this is encoded by the exons ATGGGGAAGAAAAACAGCAAATTAAAACAGGAGGAGGTGGAGGACCTAAAGAAACGGACCTACT TTACggaaaaagaaattcaaaattg GTACAAAGGCTTCATGAAGGATTGTCCAGATGGGAAACTAACATTAGAG GGATTCACCAAGATATACAAGCAGTTCTTTCCCTTTGGAGATCCCAGTAAATTTGCATCCTTTGTGTTCAATGTATTCGATGAGAATAGAGATGGATATATAGAGTTCCATGAATTTTTAACGGCCTTATCTGTAACGTCTAGAGGAAGTGTGCAGGAGAAACTAAAAT GGGCTTTCAAATTGTACGATTTAGACAATGACGGTTATATTACCAGACAAGAACTGCTGGATATCGTGGACGCCATTTACAAGATGGTG GGAAGCATGGTAAACCTCCCAGAAGAAGAGAATACTCCTGAGAAGAGAGTGAACAAAATCTTTGACATTATGGATAAG AATCGTGATGATAAGCTTACCTTTGACGAGTTTTTAGAAGGTTCAAAGAAAGACCCCACCATCATTCAGGCCCTAACACTGTACGACATGGCGCAGCCCCAGGGCCAGGGCTGA
- the LOC105335712 gene encoding uncharacterized protein isoform X2 yields MATAVLPTLTLPSTVFTGEECGGTTIMWTRGDFSDLDSRIILDSYQIDYKKTSEIKWFAHKELIKYNDSVDQYSWVISNLADGAEILFHVRIRVSEYGETLPEYTLGPISDPVIIHCNEFTAKNTSSYTGEAASYTTAGPFLTSTTATEQKPTESQYINDNTTPNDYNSI; encoded by the exons ATGGCGACTGCAG TCTTGCCGACCCTGACCCTGCCTTCAACAGTCTTCACAGGGGAGGAGTGTGGTGGGACAACGATCATGTGGACACGCGGAGACTTCAGTGACCTTGATAGCAGAATAATCCTAGATTCGTACCA AATAGATTACAAGAAAACCAGTGAAATAAAATGGTTTGCACACAAGGAGCTGATCAAATACAACGATTCTGTCGACCAGTATTCCTGGGTGATATCCAATTTGGCTGACGGGGCCGAGATTTTGTTCCATGTCAGGATCCGGGTGTCTGAATATGGCGAAACTTTACCAGAGTACACACTTGGGCCAATATCAGATCCAGTCATTATTCATTGCAACG aATTTACTGCAAAGAATACATCGTCATACACAGGGGAAGCAGCATCATATACGACAGCTGGTCCTTTCTTGACATCAACAACAGCAACAGAACAAAAACCAACAGAGTCACAATATATCAACGACAACACAACACCCAATGACTATAACAGCATCTAA